AGTGTTGAGCAATGGAAGCGCATGTTTTTACCAATGAATGTTCATTGATGGATGTCAGTGCTTACTATCTGTACTTATGTTGCTGGCATGTTGAAGAACTAAGACGTCAATGCTAACTCTTTGACAGTTTCATCCAGCCAATCCTCATAAGAAAAACATCCATATAAGTCGTTTGTGCAAGTAGGTTTTTGCAACCCCATAACTAAGTTTATTGTTAGgtggcgacctctagtggctgtagtaCTTATGACGGGAACGAatgaggaagtcaggtgacatcGCATGGAgagtcaaacaaaaacaggccaAACACCCAGGAGACCAATACCATCGACCTGCAGAGCCGGAGTGCCCCTTCAGTTCTAGTTGCTGCTGTTCATATTTAGATGTACACATGTACTaccattttttcccccttttttaaaCTTCATTAACAGCACAGTAATATTGCAATACACCACCAGTTTCTTGAGGTGTTCCCAAAACATGAGCCtcattgctgttatttttgcTTCTTTGATAAAAGGCATTTGATTGACTGAatgaaagtcaaacacacaccgcagacatgaaaggaaaaatggTTTAATGTATTAGAAATGTCacttaaaaaatgtgttcataGACGAACATCAGTATTTGTGGGACATGCTGAAATAAGGCCTGCCACTGAAATCTGTCGAAGGCCTTTTTCGTGCAGAcgactgtgaatgaatgaaatactGCTATATCATTTGGCTACTGTTGGTAACATATTCATGAATTCATGCTAGCAAGCTACCTCAAGTTATAGCTGGTTCCCAGGAAAAGATAGGCTGACATTAAGGTAGCTAGCTAACGTAGCTAACATAGGTATAACCAGCACTGCAAGACAGGGTCAACCCTAACCTTCTATCTATGTGGCTCTAGGTGTAACGTAATCATCCACTGCTGCTTAAACTCGCTGAAGCTCACATCTGAAACTGTGGGTCTGTATCTGCAGCCTCCAGAACTGTGGGAGTGTCTCTATAGGccagtgtttcttcttttctctctcttttttaatccaaatcatgatcttttcctaaacttaacccaggcatttggtgcctaaacctacAGTAGTGTTGTTGTGTAAACCTGAggaaactgtgactgtttcacagtGTCAACCACATGATGACGAAGGTCCAATTTGACCTAAAGCTGGGAACACGCTGTATGATTTTAGACATGTTGTCCTACTGTATCAATGAGTTGTCACCAATGTAAAGCCAAAGCTCACGACTTGAGTGCTCACACCGTACAATCCAATCATCAAGGCCTGCATGGCCTGCAGCACGCCCACACTGTACGTgtataaatagaaaataaaatggccTGTCAGCCTCTGCAGATGTTTCTGGAGGCTGACTAGAAATTCAACAAGGCGTCCAGTGGCTGGTTGGGAGCGTATGATTGTGTGAAATGGGCTAAAATCATACAATGTACGCCCAAAAAACTGTGACCATTAACCACGCGATGACGAAGGTGCGGTACATCTATCACTGGTATTCTCCACTCTTGTGTGCCATTGTCATTGTACAGAGGTGCTGTTGAGGACAACCTTGACCTCCTCCTTTCAGTAAGAACAAACACTAAATGAAAGATAGGAGAAGAGACTTTTCTGTTTGGGGTGTAGTCACTAAGCAGTCCAGTGTGAATAATATCttaaataaacataatttcCTGCTTGTGCTACTTCAGTGTTATTAATAAAGCAAGAGTGTCTCTTTCTGTAAAGGGTCACATCTCATGTACAAAGACTTGTGACCCCTTTTGGCCGGACAAGTGACAAACTCATTCCCAGTGCACCATCACAGGCCGCTATAAATACATCACAGAGTATTCAAGACTGCTGTGCCCAGCGTTAGAAACAAATAATCAGACTTTATCCCTTTCGATGGCATCCAAAGTGTGTTTCATTCTCTAATGAAGACTGAAAATTGCAACACATCGAGCGAAAAAAGACATCCGCTGGTTAATTGAATCATCATGGCTGAGCAGGTTTGAGATTAATTCCACGTAAGGAGAAGATCAAAAGCGAGCCGGTTAGAAGGATGTCGAGGGGAATAAGAGCAGTGAGGCTTGTGGGATAATCCCATTAAGAGCTGCACATTCATTCAGACTGAGGATCCAcaactgtacagtatgtaaaaGATTAGGGATAAACAGTCAGTGATGGAGAGGGGTCACAAACAAACCTGTATTCTCACAGTTTTAGAACTTTGTGGTGCATCATTATGTGCTTTCAGTATTAAGCCTTTTCAATTATTATTTTGAGCAATGATCAGCCACTATGAAAGCTATTTCAGAGTTTGTCTCTGGAACAGATTGGATTACAAGAAATAAGAGAAAAGCATGCGTCATTGCTTAATACTGATTGCCAAGGACATATTTTAATACACTGGATTATCGCATTTACATtgtacatgtgtacacacatgtATCATTGTAGGGTATATCAATGATGTCCTTTTGATCTAATATTAGGATGGAGTCTAAGGTGTATGTGTGAGCATCTGTGCATGAATATCAGCATTTCTAAGTCAGCATTTAAGCATCTGCGACAGACACAAACCCGTCATTGGCAAGATCATCAGCTCAGTGTCCGAGTAGCATTATGACATACATGATTTTACCACAGCACATAGTATTTATCAAAACCATACTGATAAACAACAGTAAAAGTCTCTAAATTAAACAAGATTAAGAGTTctcagccatgctagcagctatTTGAGGCTGCCCTTAgtcacagtggtgctttgagccaAATGCAAATATTAGCATACTAATATGCTCACCATgaaaatgctagcatgctgaggttcagcaggtataatgtttaccatgttcattatcttagttttgtgtgttagcatgctaacatttgctaactagcacaaaacaaaaaatacagttgaggctgatgagaaCTTGATTAGTTTTGCAGGAGTTTGGTCATAAGCCAAATACTGGACATATAAAAATCTGGACCTGATGACTTTgttagatgaaaagttaaggaatcaccaaagttattactgTTTATCCTTTCATGCCAATCCATGCAGTAGTTCTAGAGACATTTCACCATGAATGTCTACAAaaagtttcatggcaatccacccaacagttgctgagatatttctgtCTTGACCAAAGTGGTGTCACTTGTCTGGATAACACTTGAATACTCGTCCTTGATCAACTGCCCAAATCAAAACCATTTGATGCTCAAGGCAGCTCATGGGTATGTGTGCAGTATACTTTTACTAGAAACATAAATAGACCGTCTGACttgtaaacattaaaaaccCAGACCCACAAAAGCACATCATGTATTGTATTTTGAGCTGGACTAGACTGAAAAACATTCCTATGTTTTCAGATCTGAAGAACATATTGTGGCTGTGGGTGAAATGGACACATCCTGCAGAAGCATGCTAGTAAAATAAACTCCAAGTGAGCACGTACGTCTATAATGAAATGGAAGACGGCTCATAAAAACAGAGACTCATAAAAGCAGaacattaaaaatgtgctttatcATGCaagtcatatttattttcaaattgtcAAGGCAAGTTAAACAGAAGAGACAGCGGTGATGTAAAACCTCCCAAAGAATACTGAAACTGATATAAACTGAGAACAAGAGAAATTAATGGTCTTGCCAAGAAGTAATATACCACAGAGTTTCTTGACAAACgactaaaaagaaaacaattaaatCCACCATCATCAATAAATCTGAGATGCATTCAAATAATTCCTCAAATAAATACCCTACAATCAAACCGAACATAATCTGGACACTAAATAAAATATTTggcaaaaacattacaaaatattCATTAATTTGTCAAACTCGTATTTACAGTGagatggatgagtgtgtgtgcgtgtccacaagtgtgtatttgtgtgtgtgatctcatTCCACGGCGCAGAAGTTGTCCAGACTGTTCTCTCGGGTCTTAGGGAGCTCGCGTTGTTCCAGCAGTCGGTACTGGAAGGAGACACGGTTGATGAAGTTCCCACTGGACACCAGCCTCACCACCGAGTTATCACAACCAATCTTCATCTGGGCTGGAGGACCAAAGAGAAAAACCCAGCCTTTACACTGGAGCACAAATAGAGCATTTTGTTCTCAAACCAGCCCTTCTTAGCCTGGGTGTgatccaaacaaaaacaaacaaacaaacaacaaaagccaGCTTTCCAAATTGTCATTGGTCTGATGGAAACcttacagtgaaaatcacagATTCACACTGGAGGCAAACTGGAGGGACTCACCGAGCCCACCAAAGGAGAAACACAGGTCAGCTACAGGAAACATCTTCGAGGTGTCCACCCCGTTCCCCCCTAGCAGCTCCACATAGTCGCCTGACCCCGAACAGCCCGACCACAGCTGTCTCTGTAAGAAACAAAGTGCAGCTAAAGCAAACAGGTAACTTATCAAGTCTGCATGTGGAAGTGCCATATGAAAGGTAGCCTGTgcagtttttgaccactagtggCGCTATCGGGCAATATGTTAATGAGCAGGTCcccgttttgtttgtttgcatctgcTAGCTGGGTAGCTTCCATGTGTAGCACATGGAAGCCTTAAAACAAAGGATGAAGAAAATGACCTGGGATTTATGCTGTAGTTCATGACTGAAATGCATCAAAAATGTAACAAtgcaaagctaaaaaaaaaaaaaggacagaaaaggaaTGCTAGCCTATGTGAGCAGGTATGTTGAAATGCAGGTTatgaagaattaaaaaaaaaaaaaattggtgtCAGGTCTCAATGTGTTGTTGAGAAAGACTTAAAgtaatctgtgtttgtttacaaaaaaaatcaacaggGTACCTTTCAAGTGCAGCTTGCTCTGCATACTGCTGGTTAATGTGTAGTACTGATTAGAGCAATCATTAGAGTTGCTGCTAAGACACAATTCTAACAGTCACATAGGCAGTAGTCTGATAATGTTGTTCAGAATCAAGCTTTATACCCTAAAGCTCACGGGTATCTCACATTTCAGTCTTTAATCTATTTTCTATCTGTGCTCTTCTTTTATTACATCCGTTTTATATAAAATATTACATGCACTGGAACACTTTAGGAACAACTTTGCCCAACGTTTGACTAGAACTGTCAGGTTGTTGTATTTGGCTCAGCAAATGCAGCACTTACAATTGATCACAATGTCAGCAGTCTGGCAGCCAGTGTCGGACCAGCTGCCAACATCTTCAGcagtcattttgttttgttcagtctttttacCAACATGATTTACACCATTTGTGTCCAAACTTGAAGAGATTTGGAGCTGGTGGTATTTTTTACTCACAGTTTTTGGAACAGTAGCTCTTAACTATTAAGTGTATATTCATTACATTTCCATACTTGTATAATCGTATTATTTTGttgaatgtgatttttttatttttttcatttacgcCAGATGTTGCAACTTTGTGAACACAATTTATAGGATTTTTGGTTCACTTCTAGTTCAGCTTTTAACTACTACAGACTGGTGGTTGTAGTTGACCTAGTAGCACTTGTTcttgtaatgttttgttttcttgtacaGTATTTGGGaagcctgctgctgcagctgaaaacgaCGACGTAACACAACAGTAAAGTTGAGGGCTGAGCAGCTAAACAATGAGAAACTCACTTTAAAGCTCACTGTAAAGCCGACAGGAGCcacagattcaggtgataattatCTGTAGGTTGATTGCTATGAGcaacccctttcacattgttttcacagtcatttgatagactgtttgtattttcatttaacaCAATTTAACTGATGTTATTACATTATACATCAAAAACTGAACAATATCTCTGTTGGACATTCGGTATGAGGGGTGGGTGCGGGCCAATCTGTTTGCCAAACAGAACATTGATTTTGGACGACTCTCAAAAACCTTGGATCATTCACAATGACAATATTTTTTAGAAATTCACTGCCAATGCTTTTCAGTCGCTGCATTATCCATGCATGGCAAATACCATGTTGGTAAGGTCAAACTAGGACAAATAGAACTAATtggttaaaggaatagtttgacattttggcaaatatgcttatttgctttcttgccaagaattAGATAAGAGGGTTAATACAACTCTCATGCCTGTATAGCAACATTAAATATATAGCAGGAGCCAGAAGCtggttagcttaacttagcatgTTTCCCCTTCACCAACTTACAACAACTTGTACAGCTGCAatgcttgtttttccattgcTATTTTCACTAATATTGTTATTTGAGAAGATAACATCCAACTTTTAATCATACCTACTAAGCTCTGATTAGTCAAGTGTCTATGACAGGGAGAAACACCCATCAATGAGCACAGTGCCTGACCTATGTCAACTCCAGAGTAAATCTGAGGTCATTCAGAGATCTGGAACCGGGCTGTTCCCCTCCAATGAGAGTTAATGTTCAGGTAAATGGGATTAGTTTTGACCCAAGGTTGATGGATCATAATTGTGGACTGAAACTTTGCTTAATCGAAGTAAGATTGTGCCAACATATAATAACATAAACGTTCATATGGTTATTACGGCTGGGGCACAAACCAACACATGCACCAACAACTGTCTGCGATGACATTTGGCACTGAATTTCAGCAAAGTGAGAAGTTAGAGTGCCtcttttttcactgtgaatcgggactgtttgtcttgtgtgtgtgtgtgtgtgtgtgtgtctcacctgtgggCTGAGCTCATTGCTTTTGGCCTGCCCCAGGCTGAGTTCTGTCAGTCGGATCTCCACGGGGTAGATGACGGAGAAACTGCAGTTCCTGCGCTGGTGTGGTATCACCATGGTGAAGCTGCCCTCTGGACTCTGAGACATGATGTTACaggctttacacacacacacacacacacacacacacacacacacacacacacacacacacacacacacacagcaggagaggtTTCAAATTAACAGTTCCCCATCACCAGAGAAACTCATTACTGACACCTCATGTCACAAATTGGACGTAATCAAGGCTGACTGCGGGGAGGGGACACAATTAGGGCTGAGCATGGAAATCCAATTCCAGTTCTGACGACAAAgataagaaaataatgaaatttgAATTGATAACAGTATGGTACACTAGACAGGCACCAACAGGAGTCGGAACACTTTACTCCAGCGGGCATGTTGCTCATTTAGAGACATTTTCGTGGTGAAAGAGCCGTAAAATCAAAACTGAGTAAAGAATATAGGAATAAAGATTATGGAGTGTTATTTGTTCTGTACAAGATTTAAAGACCGGATTAATTACTGTTAACTGCTGTGTATATGTGCATCATTCCTCCAACTGTCACTCACATTTGCAAAGGAACAGaatcaatataaataaaatcagcttttatttttggAGTGGACTCTCCCAAAGGGTCTACACTTGTTGAAGGGTTTTATAACATATTTACTATTGCtaatttatttatatgtgtATATCAAATCATTGCATGTACAGGTATGCTGCTTTATGGCCAGTGTTACCCACTCACAGCCATTTGTAACACAGCAGAAGCATGTGATCAGATGAaatggtgtttttattgtggACAGGTGCAGTTAATGGTCAATATATGGATAAAACCCCACACACTGGCCTCAGATTTATGCTGTTTCCCTTGGATAATCCATTCAAACTCCCTTTTTTGAGTCAGtactctttctttgtctgtctttgtcttgcaGCCAGACTGTGATTGTTATGCTGCTTGACACAGTGTTAACACCGTGTTTGTCaagcagctggaaaacaggTGCATCCCCCTCATTCAATCTCTTCCTGTCGCTCTTGGCCTTGATTAATGCTCCACCAAGCGCAAATGACCAGGaagaacacacatgcatgcacacaagtaGCCctgattttaaaacacacatataaaaataaagaacTCAAATCTGATTCAGATGCAAGGCCTTGCttcttatttacatttgtttatttggttACAATTTAATTCTATTTGTCtagatgttgtttttgtttactttgctTTCAGACTTTTTAGCCCTCAAGTGACTTCAAGGATGTGCAGCAGGACTCACGGAAGGGGTTGTGTAGCTTTTTGACAGCGAGGGTGAAGCCGCTGTCAGGGCTGTGAATTCGGAAGAAGATCATGGCGACGTTCTGAGAGGAGTGGCTGGTGGCTCCTGGTGCTGTGGAGGAGCAGTAGTCTGTGTAGCGctggtgcagagggagctggtgGTCCTGCCTGCTGGGGAACTTCTCTCCCTTCAGAACCCAGCCATCAAACATCTGTAGGGGGAATACGACATTTTTTCTCATATTACTTGACTGAAAGTGTTGAGCACATTGACCCAAAAATGATCCAAGTTAGGATAGGAACTAGCATGTTTAAAGCTAAATGATAACTAACTATGACATATGtgtcacaaagtggtgaacctcgctccatccttgcttgtgaacgactgattctttccaggatgcccctttcatacccaaccatgatactatcacctgttaccaatcaacctgtttacctgtggaatgttccaaacaggtgtttttggagcaaattatcacattgtattttattaatgttttacagtgtccaacttttttggaatctggaaTCTGAGCTGAATATGTGTTTTCTGACTTGA
This Chaetodon auriga isolate fChaAug3 chromosome 5, fChaAug3.hap1, whole genome shotgun sequence DNA region includes the following protein-coding sequences:
- the LOC143320932 gene encoding corticotropin-releasing factor-binding protein-like; amino-acid sequence: MTAALRTQLFLFLISVSSRMGLSRYIEDNEASDGLYSLLNLDQKRESEDFIFRRPLRCLDMLATNGYFTFVATQPQLACAAFIIAEPSEVISLELSDVSIDCSAGDFIKMFDGWVLKGEKFPSRQDHQLPLHQRYTDYCSSTAPGATSHSSQNVAMIFFRIHSPDSGFTLAVKKLHNPFPCNIMSQSPEGSFTMVIPHQRRNCSFSVIYPVEIRLTELSLGQAKSNELSPQRQLWSGCSGSGDYVELLGGNGVDTSKMFPVADLCFSFGGLAQMKIGCDNSVVRLVSSGNFINRVSFQYRLLEQRELPKTRENSLDNFCAVE